The genomic stretch AGCTTTCAAGATGAACGTGTTCATTTTAATGTGGACTAGCTTTCCAATTTAGTCATAATTGACCAAcagtgtttttctttgtcttcCTTTATTGATCACCACTGCCGAATGTGCCCAGTTTATTGACTTTCTCTGTTATTGGTATCATCACGCCAGTGAACCTTGGGTCTGGCATCGTAGCTAACATAATTGAAGCCACCCCCGCGCAGAAAGTACAGCCTAGCCTGTCTCAAaccaaatatgtgtgtgtgtccgtatgtgtgtgtgtgtgtgtgtgtgtgtgtgtgtgtgtgtgtgtgtgtccgtatgtgtgtgtccgtatgtatgtgtgtgtgtgtgtgtgtgtgtgtgtgtgtgtgtgtgtgtgtgtgtgtgtgtccgtatgtgtgtgtccgtatgtatgtgtgtgtgtgtgtgtgtgtgtgtgtgtgtgtgtgtgcgtgtgtgtccgtatgtgtgtgtgtccgtatgtatgtgtgtgtgtccgtccgtgtgtgtgcccgtgtgtgtgtctgtgtgtgtgtgtgtgtgtccatgtgtgtgtctgtgtgtgtgtgtgtgtgtgtgtctctcctgttcCTTGCAGGATTTATCGTGAGAAAATGAGAGAATACCAGTTCAAGCGCATGCGATACTTCTACGCCGTGGTGGAGTGTGACTCGACGGAGACGGCCGGCAAGATCTACGAGGAGTGCGACGGGTTTGAGTACGAGAGCAGCAGCTCCATGATCGACCTCAGGTGAGAACAGGCGTCTTTATATTCACTTGCGCTTTAAGGGAGTACCGTTAACACCTACCTCGGAGAAGAGCAGGTGCCTTTAGAATGAGGCAGAaaatgcagcagacttgcggttgcagttcgctgcagttgcacgccaaggaccggggttcgattctcggtcctgccaaaagccaagtttggccggctcacgtggagcggcgtaattggctcgccgctccagagggagggacttggcagggttagctgatcgcagCACAATAAGTGCCTCGGACGCCTCGGAACCACGGACACGATCAGAGAGATGAGAAGcattgaagaaggcgtgtcgctcttcctcggcccaccagggggcggggtgtggacggtgtatctaacactaacttgAACTGGAATAGaggggggtacaattggctactaaattgggagaaaaggggaaaaaattaaaaaaagaataaaagaaagGTGGCTAAAGTGAGTGTCAAAAAAGTGCTGTCAGGTTAGAAAAGATGCTATGGCCATCATGACTCTTCGGGAAACAGCAATGCATGTTAGCATTGCTAGTATTATTAGTTTTGTGTGGACACCAGTGAATCGGTGACACATGTGATCTACAATGTACAAAGAAAGGCTTTTTTTATAATGAATGTTTGATGAGACCTAACAAAGGCCAGGACGACATGTTCACTTTATTAAAtatgtttgtgcaaaaatgGGCTCATCTCTGCTTTGCTCAAAGTTTACCTTACATCAGAGATCAATGCCGAAGCTCACGTTGGGATTAATAAAAGTGCCGTTGATTTCGTATTCGGGACAAATTGAAGGAGTTGTTCTCAGGGAAGAGATGTTTGATGTTGCTTTTGCTGACAAACCTGAACGCTGACTGGCTAAGCGTTCGTTTCAGTTAACAAGCACcgcaggggggaaaaaatcaaagGGTGGCTGTTTTCTGCTTTTTATGTGCTTTTCAGATTTACATGGGTAGCTGAGGGAACAGAGCTATTGATTGGATCAACCTCAGGGCTCGAATCAAGCtgattttcatttgcattacaGGCAGGTCGTCTGACCACAGAGCAGGAGCGTAGCTTGGTTTGCAATCACCTTCACCTTCACAATGCGCCGGAGCTTTCCGAAATGATTACGAAGTTCATACAACGAGTTTCCTTCAAACTCATATGGGAAAAATTAAACACAAGTGCACTATTTGATGTTTAATTTGTaccaaatgcttttatttactAGTTCCAAAACATCTGATGAAACTCGGTGACCCTCGCTTATGCAACTTGCAACAGGCGTTTATTTTCCACTGGAGAATTATTCATCTTTTTAGACAGAAATTAAGTTGTAAACACACACTCGACTGTGTCCGGACTGTTTATCGTTGAATAAAATCCGTTGTTGCGGCGCTTGCAAGCTCCTGACTTGACAAAATAgtttaaaaccttttccttttggtttatATTCCCTGTTCCACAATTCATCAATATAAATACTTTTATGGTTGAAGGCACTTATTAGGCAAGAAAGTAATTATGCACAAGATTAATTAGGTTTCAACTTTGGGGATAAAAACACTAGGCTGTTATTTGTCTCGATTTTTCAACTTAAAGGTTAAATACGCATCCTCTTTTCTTATGAAAAAGCTGAAActtgtgtttcctctgtgttTAACTAGACTTGTAATAAAGAAAAACTTTTTTAGTAACCCCAGCCTGGGGTGTTATaatctcttttttccccccagcagCTCAATATTGTTCTCATTACTGCTCAATTAAAGGACATTTGTCAGTCTGGGCCTATAGAAGCCTATCTGAAAACCGATCCCGTCACTGTTTCTGTTTAGACACAAATGCCGCGGTTCCTATCTTTCTCCGGCAGGTTTATTCCGGACGACGTTTCGTTCGATGAGGAGCCGAAAGACGTTGCCGCAGACGTGGACTTGGCTTCCTACACCCCCAAATTCTTCACCTCCACAGCCACGGCGACCTCGAAAGTACGGCAAGGCAAACGCGCAACGTATTCTTTTAGATATGTGTCAAATGTATGAGTCAGAATGGGAATAATATGTGTAAACTCCGGCTCACGTCAAGCCTCTGCTCTTAACTAATTAGCTCAGTCTTTTACACGATCGGATATTTAAGCTACATGTATTAATAAGCTCACAAATGGCAGCTGGAGTTATAAGTCCATGTCTGAAAGGTTCTACTCTGTTCTGATTCATaagcaaaaaaatacattgttcTATACAGATAATTGTATACCAATGATTAACTGTACATACACGCAGTTAGCTCGCCATAATTAGctaaatgtacattacatttgctAGCTGAAATTTGCTATATAGGCATTACATTGGCTAGCTGGAATTAGCTAACTTGGCATTACATTATCTAGATTTTATTGGCTAACTGTGTTATATTAGCTAGCCAGAACcgttgaaagaaaaaaacagtaggAGGATACAGCCTTCAAGAAGGGGCTGTCTCTCTTTGCAGTGTATTACCAGGACTTGACTGGAGatgtacattaaaatatataaaagattatagaaaataatacataatgaTAGGGCAACAACTTAACAGCAGTAACAGAAGAACAACATCAAGCAACATCCGCAAAACCATAACAACCTCAACACGTCAAGGGTCATAGGCGAGTgagaataaatgtgtttttagtttACGTGTAAAGATATTAACCGAACTTGTGCCCGAAGGTGGAGATCACCTGGGACGAGACGGACCACGAGAGAGTCACTGTGCTCAGCAAGAAGTTCAAGAAAGACGAGATCCTCGACATGGACTTCCAGGCATACCTGGCCTCTTCtagtgaagaagaagaagtagaagaagaagaggaggaggaggaggagaatgaGCCAAAGGAAGAAGAGCTAGAATGTATGCAAATTTACCTTTACATTTGGTCCCTATATTTAACAAGTCTTTCATTCCACATATCATTGCTTTGGTAAACTCTTAATATTTTGACCTTAGCACTCCGATGTACTGGTCAGGCTGTGTCTACGTACTGGGTTTTTTGTAGCCTGTAGTGTTTGACTTACTTGTCTTATCGTAACTATGGCTATCTCACCATTAATGGCGTTTATGTGGGATTTGTGACTAGCTGAAAAGGCAGAGGACTCAAAGACCAAGGGGAAGACCAAGAAGAGCGACACGGACCAGATCGCCAAATACCGGGAGCTTCTGAAGGGCATCGCGGACAAGGACTCCAAGCAGCAGGACAGAGCCATGGAGATGGAGATCACCTGGGTGCCAGGTAGGACTCATTCTCCCAGAATCCCCTGGACTCCACGGCCGTATACGATACTCGATTGTAGGCAAGACTGCTACACAAATAAGCTCTGAACAGTAAGCGGTGTGCTTGGCAGACAGTACATACTTCGAGGACACAGTAGGTAGGAGGCTGATTTGGCCGCAGGCCGTTAGGCCTTTGCAAGGTGTTCCTATCGGTGTTCTGCCTTCTGCATTGCCTCTACgcagccaccagagggcagcacTGTATAGAAACAGGACCTCTGGTGCACGGATGGTACCTGCAAGCTGTAAATGTACTTCTTCAGCAAAGCTTTTGATAGAAAAGCACTGCtgaacaaacataaataaatagttcAGATCCGATCCTGGACAGTAGTCTATAACCCCTTGAGGAGCAATTTCCATGTTTAATATAGAACTGTGCACTCTTGAGCTTggtaaatatattaaataatacacCTAATTCACCTTCATATTATAAACTTTAGCAGAATGAGTATAAACTCTGGTACCAGGTGGCAGAAGATTATTCCACATACTGCTATGTTGTGTGGCATGCATTTTTATGCAgctataaatgtaaaatgggAGGTGTTAATACAGGCCCGGTTGTGTACTTGAGGAAACAATGGCAGTGCATTGTCTTGCGTGCAGGTTTGAACAGGGCACCGGGGGTGTCATTGGCGGTTTATGTACGCGGTGGAATTGTGATCGTTTCTGGGTGAATCTTGGCGTCTGAATTCGGAACGTGAAGAAGCCTGTCCAAAAGCGTCATGACTACAGAATGTCTCGGTAGTCAAATTAGGACGAAAGAAAGGCTCTAGAACAAACACTCCCGCGCCCTTAGCCGAGTGGTTCCATCTGGTGCGCGAGGTTTCCGAGCTGCGAGACTGACGCGTTCACGATGGAGCGAGCGTGGTGTCAGAGGTGATGCCCGTCACCTTGGCCTCGGGAGAGGTCAAGGCTGATGAGTCACTAATGATCACGTTcaggtcagccattttgtggttgATCTGTGCGTGACCGTTTTCTCACAGTTCAACTTGAAAAGCTTTTTCGGCTCGGCCGTCGACATGGCCTACATCTGGCGTGGACGTAGATCCTTGTAACGCAACAATGGCACTAGGAACACAAACCAGGGTGGTGTAAAATACTTCAGTGAAATGTATAagcttcctcctgctctttgtgTAACCCGCAGTGCATTTTGTGGGGGTCATTAAACGGCTATTATGTTGTTTAACGTGTTGAACTTGAAAACTGAAACAActaaaacaaacaactgaacatTTTGAGACGCAGGAGATTAACGGGACATTTCAAGGAGGAGATTTTTTGCCATTCATCATCCCACTACAGAAACAACACGTGGTGGCTTCATCCAGCCGTTCAAAACAGGGTGTGACGTGCCCCAACTGAAACAATAAATCGAGCACACTAACCATGTACTTTAGCCGCTtgctaaaataaacaaaaaaatgtgttgatgagatgaaaaaaaaataggtgAAGAAAGTTGAAAATGTCCATTTTAAACTTTGTGTCAGTCCGATGCGTTGTTTTGTCTTGTAATCAGTTGGCGAGTTTGTAACGGAAGACAAGGACGATATTTTCGTTCCCCAGCCCTGAGTTTACATTGCTGTAAATACGGCGAACATCAGAGAGCCAGTCCTGCAGCTCGGTAATACGAACCACACACCCCCCGACCTTTGTGACGCCTGACGCCGGAACCCGTTGGTCCTGCGACGGCCCCTGTTAATCCGGCCGCCTCTTACAGGTTTAGGATTAGGATTGATGACGCgtttagccttgtatatgccatagactacaATGAcacttatatatagatattgttgtgttttgtattagctattgtattgttctattcggggtattctagctgccaaccgtggtatgctagtttgtaagttgatgaaTTCTTAAAgggttgtatctgtatggtcacgctaggactcagaaccgtactgtcctctcgggtcctcttcacacttgttcctgtgtttgatctgcacttcattgtacgtcgctctggataagagcgtctgctaaatgcctgtaatgtaatgtaatgtaatgtaatgcgttTAACTGCCATTCCGGACGGAGCACGGACGGGTGAAGCTTGGTTATGACAGTGCGTTTTTTTGGCAGAaggtggcggccatcttgtcaGCATTGTTTTGCTGCATTAAAAATTGAGCACTCAGGAAAACCCCCCTGGAGTTTCTGCACTTCACGTTCCAGCGCTGATAAAAAGTGCCCTTggcattgattttttttgttttttttgtccgtTGCAGAGATTTCACAGCGTGACTGTTAACATTAACGCACTCCCTCGTGACACCATGTTAAGAGGGTGGGACGTGTGGCTTTTTTCGCGGAGAGCTTAATTTGTTTCCCGGATTTGGCGGAGATCTCTTAAACAGTTGGAGCCGCGCTCCCTCGACACCCCCGGATTGGTCAGTGGCCTATGACCAGACTGTATTCGTCCTCGTTTCGGTTTGCGTTCCAGCAGCGTTGGCAGAAATGCAATAACACAGCTATAATCTTGACAGAACCAGTCTGCCGTCTGCCTGCGTCGGTCTGTGGGATCCCCGCTGTATGAGACTGTGGGAAACAATGGGGGCCGAAGGCTAATCGGAAAAATTACTGAAACGCGTacagctgcttgtgtgtgtgtaatgggacCTGTCAGATGAGCCGATAGCCTTGTGGCTGAGGTGCTtgaccgggacccggaaggttggtggttcaagccccagtgtggccacaataagatcaatagtgcagctgttgggcccttgagcaaggcccttaaccccttaactgcttagtctaatcaactgtaagtcactttgtataaaaacgtcagctaaatatCTGCGATGTAAAGCAATGGGGCAAAAGATCTACCAGTCCCCGTGGCTTGCCCCAGCTGAGGTTGTGTTTttggcacggggggggggggggggggcagttgggGGCGCGGGGGAGAGATTGGGGAACATCTCACGCTAGCTCTTAATTGACCCTGATCCTCATCAGCTGCTCTCTGTCACAGCcacggaggagaggagaaataTGTGCAGCATAttccctctttttttcctctctcttttcttcttttccctttttcttgCCCCCTTCCTCTGTGTGCAGATGGACAGTCTGCATGCAGTTATgatggggacattcactccggCGTAAACACTGTTTGAAGTCGACACCGTCGACAGAgcgttcttcttcttcttcttcttcttcttcttcttcttcttcttcttcttcttcttcttcttcttcttcttcttcttcttcttcttcttcttcttcttcttcttcttcttcttcttcttcttcttcttcttcttcttctctccccCCACCTTCCGGTGTGATCCGAGATCATGCATCCAAAATTGCATTCTACCTTACTATCTAGGTTGTCAAGATAGTATTAGTATGTCCAAAACCATAGCCGTCTAAAGGAGTTTGCTAAAGCTGCCCGGATGCCACGCTACATTCAGTGAAATATCAAAGTGTGCAAACACCGTACTTACAGTGGAGGCGTTCTATGACAACGTAGTATGTCCAAAATCCATCTTACTTGTAGCTCATTTACTAAAGCTGCCTTATGTGCACCAAATGATAGTATACACGTATAGTTATacgcagcctgtagtctagtggctaaggtatatgaatGGGACCCGCAAGCTCAGTGGTTCAATCCTTGGCGTAGCCGTgataagattcacacagctgttgggcccttgagcaaggtccgtaaccccacattgttccaggggaggattgtcccgagcttagtctaatcaactgtaagtcgctttagatgAAAGCGTCAGATAAGTAACAATAATGTAGTGTGTATTCTGGATGCAGCCTGCCTTCTCACGTCTGTTTTTGTCGCTCCAGGCCTGAAGGAGACAACGGAGCAGCTGGTGAAGAAGAAGATGGAGGGGAAGACTGCGCCTACCCCCTGGGAGGACTTCCTGCAGAAGAAGAAGGACAagaggaaggagaagaagaaggccAAGACAAAGcaggtcggccattttgtgataACTTCATAGCTATGGTCCAAGGCTGTCCAATCTTACCCAAATAGGGCCAGTGAGGCCACAGGGTTCTGTTTTTAGCATTTAAAGATGCTTGAttcaactaaaataataataatttgttatttagctaatgtattttatccaaagctacttacagttgattagactaagcagaggccaatccccccccatgagcaatgtggggttaagggccttgctcaagggcccaacagctatgtggatcttatcgtggctgcacCTGGGGATTGAACCCCCAGCATTCCTggcctaggctacaggctgcctacgTGGGAACGTCAGGTTCCTCGTAGATTGAGAGCTGTGTTCCTTTCTCGTGTAGGAGGCCGCGGAGTCCGACCTCAGCGATGATGAGCTGCCGCCAGACGTCGACCTCAACGACCCCTTCTTCGCCGAGGAGCTGGAAGGTGAGAGAAGCTTCTCTTAATTTCTCAGACGTGGGCTTTGCTGCACCATGCAGTGAAAATGGAGACGCTGTCACACGACCGTATTtattatgtgtgtgggtggctgggtgggtggtttatttattttaaacacttATTATgaacacaatttatttttagcacCAGGGCTGTTTCTTGTCCTCATATTCATAAAACAACATTGTTTGTGGCCGTGTGGGGGGTAAAGTAGTTGAATGATTTATAATGTAGACCTTTGtctagtatttatttttttggtgtgaAAAGGAATCAGTCATAAAACTAAATGAGGCGAAACCAAACAAGGCGTGAAGAAAAACGATAATGATAATTCTGTGTCTTCAAAGAGAGCAAActcatttctttacattttgaacACAAAATGGTGGACGTTTAAGGAGATATGGGGCGTCTTACAGCAGGAGTAGGTTCACATTTTTAAcgtgtctctgcctccctcgCGTTCAGGAACGGCACCGAAAGGCAAGTCAAAATCAAAGAAGAAGAGATcgaaggaagaggagaggactccggaggaggaagaggaagtggagaAACGGAAGGTAAGTTTGTTCAGGAGTTCCAAGCTGAACCATCATCACTTCAATGCAAATGGCAGATCGCTCTGCCTACTGCTTTGTTCTACAAACAGCCTTCTCTGGGTTCACAGTTTGATTGGTTAGTAATGAAtactggctaggggtacagttttatctacctatagggtactgccccagcaacaaatgtgtacctttttaggcacttttcatacatttatttctcaGAGTGCAAGTACCAATGGGTCTTTGTTATGTCTCCTGGGAAACGGGTCATACCAGTAACTCACCGGAGAGGGGAATCTCGGGAGTGTTTAACTCTTCCGTAATAGGGGTGGTTCCATGGGTAGCTCCGTACTTTAAATGTTTCGAACATCCAGAGGTTTTCCGTGACTAAACCTAGCGTGTGTCCCGCGGGCGTTCCCAGGCGGAGATGGCACTGCTGATGGACGACGCGGACGACGACAAGCACAAGCATTTCAACTACGACAAGATCGTGGAGCACCAGAACCTGaccaagaggaagatgaagaaactgaagaagaagaaCGAACTGCTGGAGGAGGACGACTTCCAGGTCAGAGTCCTAAACACGGTCCTGTTACGGTCGCAAACTCACATTAACCACGATCACTGTTCTCAAACATTCAGGTTTTCCTGCAGACACAAGCTTGCATTAACCATGGTCACCATTCTCAAAcattcaggtctctccacagacaCAAACTTGCATTTACCTCGTTCACTATTCTGAAATATTAAGGTCTATCTACAGACACAAACCTGCATTGACCACATTCACTATTCTCAAACGTTCAGGTCTTGCTGCGGTCACAAGCACAAATGTAATAACAGATGTAGAGATTTTTAGAGGGCGACCTGGCCAAGACAGCACACCATTACCAAGTTACATTTTGAGAAAGGGTGAATGTAAGGAATACTCCACACACCGCAGAGCAGACATACATAACAGTAGATCCAGGTTAGGAACCGCAAGTGTACTTTTCAGTTGAACCATGATTTATCATGACTTTGAACTTGCCAAAAGCCGGCAGATTATTAATgagccaaacatttatttatacagctgcaCATTATATACAAAAGGCCGAATATAgtctatttatgtatttatccagatttattttaaaaaaaatctcattctcatcacagcattatttgacaatgttccaaagagcatcttctGATGTTACTGAACGTCAAAATCCTGAAACTTGgggtttatttccaggattataTGGGGGGAAAAACCCCCAAgatggtctcagacttttggaccccaatgtatttatttatgaatttatccGGATTCTTTTCTTTTAATCCTTCCTTCTGATTGGCCGACAGGTGGACGTGAAAGACCCTCGCTTCCAGGCGATGTTCACCTCCCACCTGTACAACCTGGACCCCTCAGACCCCGGGTACAAGAAGACCCGGGCCACGCAGAACATCctggaggagaagcagagacgcCGGGAGGAGGCGCAGAGGAGCCGGGAGGAGGCGCAGAGGAGGCAGGGGGAGCCGGCTGCCAAGAGGAGGCAGCCCGTGCCCGGACAGGAAGTGGCTGTCGCCACGGAGACCCAGAAGGCAATGCACCCGGGACTGTCCCAGCTGATCAAGTCCGTCAAGAGCAAGACGGAAGAGTTCCACGCCAGGAAGAAGCAGAAGACGAAATAGACTGGGCAAaattgcgcgtgtgtgtctgtgtgagtgtgtgt from Conger conger chromosome 2, fConCon1.1, whole genome shotgun sequence encodes the following:
- the esf1 gene encoding ESF1 homolog; translation: MADGKSQGGGDDRFLRVKKDPRFWEMPEKERKIKIDKRFQSMFHDQRFKLKYTVDKRGRPISHSSTEDLKRFYNLSDSDPSDDGRDERAQGKKKEKKKTKKKKSETKVDSVTQQDVEEDEGGEEEEEEVEDLPVKALKKGKETLKSKNMEAPQGPVRGVKVYEEDEEEEEEASIGSDGDVVEASEGGSEEDEDDDDDDDDDDEESEEGSDSDSGPDLARGKGNVETSSDEDEDDDVEELVRPEEEELEHDWGEMWKDAPRAEDVTCRLAACNMDWDRLKAKDLLALFSSFKPKGGVVLSVKIYPSEFGKERMEAERMQGPLELVTLPENPDKDTEEERIYREKMREYQFKRMRYFYAVVECDSTETAGKIYEECDGFEYESSSSMIDLRFIPDDVSFDEEPKDVAADVDLASYTPKFFTSTATATSKVEITWDETDHERVTVLSKKFKKDEILDMDFQAYLASSSEEEEVEEEEEEEEENEPKEEELESEKAEDSKTKGKTKKSDTDQIAKYRELLKGIADKDSKQQDRAMEMEITWVPGLKETTEQLVKKKMEGKTAPTPWEDFLQKKKDKRKEKKKAKTKQEAAESDLSDDELPPDVDLNDPFFAEELEGTAPKGKSKSKKKRSKEEERTPEEEEEVEKRKAEMALLMDDADDDKHKHFNYDKIVEHQNLTKRKMKKLKKKNELLEEDDFQVDVKDPRFQAMFTSHLYNLDPSDPGYKKTRATQNILEEKQRRREEAQRSREEAQRRQGEPAAKRRQPVPGQEVAVATETQKAMHPGLSQLIKSVKSKTEEFHARKKQKTK